From the genome of Alkalimarinus coralli:
AGATTGATAAGATCAAGCAGGAGTGGTCGATTCGTCATGACGCAATTATAAAAGCAGGTGGCTTGCACATACTGGGTACTGAACGGCATGAGTCGAGACGTATTGATAACCAGTTAAGAGGGCGTTCAGGCAGACAAGGTGATCCGGGAAGCACGCGCTTCTTCCTTTCACTTGAAGACAGCCTAATGAGAATCTTCGCATCAGACCGTGTTAAGAATATCATGCAGGCATTAGGCATGCAGAAGGGTGAAGCAATTGAGCACCGCATGGTGAGCAATGCGATTGAAAAAGCCCAGCGAAAGGTCGAAGGCCGCAACTTCGATATTCGAAAGTCTCTTCTGGAATATGATGACGTAGCAAATGACCAGCGCCGAGTTGTTTATGAACAGCGTAATGAGGTGATGAGTAACGATGATATCTCCGAGATGATAAATGCTATCCGGGAAGACGTTATTGATGACGTAGTCAGTGGCTTTATTCCTCCCCAGAGCTTGGAGGAACAGTGGGATATTGCAGGGTTGGAGAAGCACCTTGAGTCTGAAATGGCTATCTCTCTGCCTGTTCAGAAATGGCTTGACGAGGATGACAATCTTCACGAAGAAACGTTGCGTAACAAGATTCGAGATGCAGTCATTGCGGCTTATAAAGACAAAGAAGCGTCGGCTGGTGCAGACGTCATGCGTAACTTTGAGAAGCAAATTTTCTTGCAAATACTCGATACTTTATGGAAAGAGCACTTGGCGTCCATGGATAATCTGCGTAGAGGGATTCACCTACGAGGCTATGCGGGTAAGAATCCAAAGCAAGAATATAAGCGTGAGTCGTTTGAATTGTTTAATAACCTGCTAAGCGCACTGAAGCACGATGTTGTTAGAGTGTTATGTCATGTTCAGGTTCAGAGCAAGGATGAAATAGAGAAAATTGAACAAAAGCGCAGAGAAGCGCTAGCTCACCAGATGGAAGCTGCAAAAACTCAGCATGAGGAAGGCTCAGCCATGCCTGCTGAAGAGAAGACAGGCGAAGAGCAACCTCATGCTGAACCTTTTGTCAGAGATGGACGCAAAGTTGGACGTAACGAAGCGTGCCCATGTGGTTCTGGTAAGAAGTATAAGCAGTGTCACGGTAAGATCGCTTAATGCAATAAGCGGCCTTTGCTCTATGTGGGCAAGGGCCTCAATCACTAATTTGATTGATTTTTGTTATCTAATAGACGGTAAAGGGGTGAGCTGACAGGCTCATCCCTTTATTTGGTTTTAAGGCGCAAAAATCAAGTTTACCCTAGCAGACTGTTGGGATTAGATAACTTTTGGGATAAAGAGAGAGTCGTTATGGCCGTTGGGAAAGGTGGGTTGCCTGAATTTAATGCTATTAGTGGTGTTCGTCTAGGTGTGGCCAAATCAGGTATAAAGTACCCCGACCGGAAAGATTTAGTGGTCTTTGAGTTAGCTGAAGGGGCCACGACGGCTGGCGTTTTTACCAAAAATGCATTTTGTGCTGCCCCCGTTGTTTTATCAAAGGAACACTTGAAAGCCACTCCTCCCCGTTACCTGCTGATTAATACCGGCAATGCAAATGCAGGAACAGGCGCTCAGGGAATGGAAGACGCTACCCACTGTTGTCAGGCGCTTGCTACATTAACGGGGGTTCCCCAAACTGCAGTGTTGCCATTTTCAACTGGCGTGATTGGGGAGAAGCTGCCGGTTGAGTCTATTGTGGAAGGTTTACCATGCGCCCTGAGTGCGTTAAACGAAACCGACTGGGCTGGAGCTGCTGAAGGGATAATGACGACAGATACGCGGCCTAAAGGCGCAACCAGGTGTATAGATATTGCCGGGAAAGATATCTTTATCTCAGGTATCAGTAAAGGCGCTGGAATGATTATGCCCAACATGGCAACCATGCTGGGGTTCGTGGCAACGGATGCCAATATTGAACAAGCGCTACTACAGGACTTATTAATCGAGTGTACGGACTCGTCATTCAATCGAATTACGATAGATGGTGATACCTCTACCAATGACTCATGTATACTGGTTGCAACGGGCAGAAGTGATGCCCCCGAATTGAAAAAAGGGACAGAGGAACTGGAACTGTTTAAAGCTGAGCTTAAAGCTCTGTTTGTTGAACTCGCTCAAGCCATTGTCAGAGATGGCGAGGGGGCAACAAAGTTTGTTTCTGTGATCGTTGATGGGGCTAACAGCCAACAAGAGGCGCTGGGTGTCGCTTATACGGTTGCGCATTCGCCACTTGTGAAAACAGCGTTGTTTGCAAGTGACCCTAACTGGGGCCGTATT
Proteins encoded in this window:
- the argJ gene encoding bifunctional glutamate N-acetyltransferase/amino-acid acetyltransferase ArgJ, coding for MAVGKGGLPEFNAISGVRLGVAKSGIKYPDRKDLVVFELAEGATTAGVFTKNAFCAAPVVLSKEHLKATPPRYLLINTGNANAGTGAQGMEDATHCCQALATLTGVPQTAVLPFSTGVIGEKLPVESIVEGLPCALSALNETDWAGAAEGIMTTDTRPKGATRCIDIAGKDIFISGISKGAGMIMPNMATMLGFVATDANIEQALLQDLLIECTDSSFNRITIDGDTSTNDSCILVATGRSDAPELKKGTEELELFKAELKALFVELAQAIVRDGEGATKFVSVIVDGANSQQEALGVAYTVAHSPLVKTALFASDPNWGRILAAVGRAGVDDLNLDAITIHLDEVCIVSEGGRDAEYTEERGQEVMNREEISILINLGRGQVSETIWTTDLSHEYVTINAEYRT